The Ignavibacteriota bacterium region TACCTTTTAGTTCGCCCGCTTCACTTAATTTTAACCAGCCTTTGCGCCCCCTTTTTCTTCAGATAATTAATCCTATAACGCTCCCTGCCGTGCATACACATTGTTTTGAGTATTTGCGTCTGCTTATTTGAGGATATATATTGCCTGCACTTTTCACAACGTATAAGTCTGCCTTCCCGAAATAAACTGCCGCCGCAATTACACCTAATCCTCTTTTGCATAATGTATGTTGGAGTACTCTCCGGTTTTAAGGTTATAATCTCCATATCCAACTTCTATTGTTGAATTCCCTTTATTAAAATAATCCCTAATCTCGTTTGCCTTTTCTTTGTGAATCATAGGTTTACTTACTATTCGTTTCGATCCCTTCATGTATAAGAAATATCTGATACTCATATTCACCTCTTATTTTTTTTAATATAAGCTCTCAGTTCAATAATTTTTTCATCATAGAATTCAGCCGTTTCTTTCCAAATGGAATTTGCCAATTGGACCAATGAATAAAATTTTTTATCTCCGAGTTGAAGCTTAACCCATTCTTCAAATTCTATACGTTTCTTGTGAGCCCAAATATGACAATTATACTTACATAGAGTAAATCCATTATTAAATTCGAATTGTACTTTCTTATTACCTCTGGTGATGAAATGTGCTGTTTCCATTACTACACCGGATGTGCCGCATTTTCTGCATGTAAAATTATCGCGGATTTTTATAGCCGAACTGAAAAGATCTTCTGCAGTTTTTCTTTTCTCTCTTCGTTCATCCAATCTATTATCAACAGCATCCAAAATTTTTAATTTCATTCTCTGCTTCCTCCGGTGCCGCCTTCCATCATTTCATCTTCAGCAATTTTTACGCTGTTATCTTTTAATATTTTGCAACTCTTTGCTGTAAATATTTTTAACTCCTCTGATTCAAAAAATCCTAATTTGCCTTTAAGAGGAATAAAATCTAAAGGTCGGCTTTCTCCCAACATAAAACCAAACGGACCTTCAAACCAAATACTTTCACTTTTTGTAACACAATTAACTACTTCACTTATCCCAACTATCCCGCCTTTATAAAAATCCGATTTTGATGGGAGCATCTCTGAAATAGCCTTTTTCTCTTTCGTATTACCCCAATGAAGCAAGTAATAATATCCCAAATCATCAAAGCTCTTTCCTGCATGAACTAAAAACTTACCTCTGAAATTCGTGTACCAAGTTCTATTCTCAACATCTTTTAACCCTTCAACAATCAGCCATGCCCACGGCTGTTTTATACTTAGAATTTTCACACAGCCTCCTTTAACTTCCAGTAAGTTTTATCACCTCGTTTTATCGTCTCGGCTTTTTTGAAAATCTCTCTGTCCTTTTTGTTTTGAATCTCCAGCATCTCGCTGTATGTAAGCAGTTTTGATTCTGATTTACCATCATTCTTAGGTTTAATTGTTCCATCATCATTTAATGATTCTTTCATAGTTTTAACTGAATGGAAGTTGTTAAACTTAAAATCATATAAAATCTTTTTGGTTTTCTCTTCACCATAATTGTTGATCAAAAAAGAAACAAAATCAATTTCTACAATTCCTGAGTGTTCAGATAAATACTTCTCCACAAAATAGTACAAACTTCATCGAGAGTGTTTTCTCTCTCAATGGTTATTAATGGTAAAGAATTGTTATTAGGTTGGACTTTTCCGTCCAACAGTTGGACTTTTTCGTCCAACGGCTGGACATTTCCGTCCAACGAATCTGATTTGCGTTGGACTTTTTCGTCCAACGGTTTTTCTTCGCTCTCCGCAATCTTAATCCAATCTTTTTCATTCACAAAAGCATATGCGTTGGTCTGATTGTTTATACCTTTAACTCCCAAATCATTTTGCGCGTTACATTTTTTAATTATTCCTTGATCAACCAGATTGTCAATCATCACCCGGATTTGTCGCCTAGTTAACCATGGATATATTTTCCCCGAAAGCTTCCATAGAGTTGTAGCTCCATGTTCTTCCTTCAAAACAATTTCTGTTATTCGCTTTATTCATTGTAATGATATTCTGCAAATAACCAAGAAAATACGCGGCTCTGTCTCCGTACTTCTGCGCAATTTCCGTATCGAATGAAAAAATCATTATTACTGGTCCTTAATTTTAATTTTCTTCAAACGGCATTTCTTCTGTGATTTGTTTTTCTATTGCATCCAAATCAATATCATACTCATTAACAGCAATTTTCTTAAGTGTTTCAAAATCTTTGTGATATGTATTTGTCGCTAAATTGTGGATGACAAATTGCATGATAATATCCTTAAGCAATTTCGGATCATCACACTCATCAATGAAATCATCAAAACTGAAATTTCCATATTCCTCTTCGTCATTAACCAGCTTCAATGCAAGTGCGACCGTAGATTCAATATCAGAATCAAGGTTCCAGTAAATCGATTTTGCAATTTCTTTCATTACTTCAAGTGTAAACTCCCGGACTTCATCGAATTTCTTAAGTACGCCGATTACCAAATGATCAGCCAACTTCTTCAACCTTTTATCTTGGATCTCTCTATTTGCCTTAGAAAGTTGATTTTGAGCGTCACTTTCACGCTCTTTTCATCTTCATTATCATCCACAGCTTCCGATTCTTCTTTATTTTCAACCAGTATTGCCGCAGTAAAACCTTTGTTCGGCCCGTCAATCCAAATACCGGTCTTTTCTTCATAATTTTTTAAATCTTCATCATCTTCACCACACTCATTTGCAAGTTTGTAATGGTATCTATTTAATATTTCGCCTTCTACTTTATCATAAGCACTATTCCAAAAGTGAGCGATTTTTTACCAGCTGTCCGTTCGATTTGTTAATCGATTCTTCAATATGAGCCGATAATTTTTTCATCATAACATTTTCTGAACGTGCAGTAATCATCTTCCTTCAACTCCGGAAATAAGCTTGGATCAAATCCGCTTCTCATGTAGCATGCGGAGCACTTTCCCATCTCCGGCGCCAATCCTTGATCCTCCGGATTAAACGGCGCGTCCGCAATACGTGATAAAAATCTTTGCTTTACTGTATTTTCAAGCTCCTCAACCGAAGTGTTTGTTATCCTCCAGCTCAAAACTTCTTTCTGATCTTTCTCTTGAAGCTTTGCGATTATTAGAGCATGACCTAACAGTATTTTTCCTTCATAAAATTTATTCTTCGCTTCAACCGTGAGATCGTTCAACTTTATTCTCTGGGAAATATAGCTTCTGCTTTTCCCTACCTTGGCCGCAAGTAATTCCTTTGTGTACTTCCCGGAATCAATTACACGTTTAAACCCTTCTGCTTCATGAAGAGGATGAATATCTACTCTCTGAAGATTTTCAATGATTTGGATCTCCCAAACTTGCTCATCTGTTAGGTCTTTAATTATTGCGGGAATCTCTTCCAAGCCCGCAAGCCGGCTGGCTTTCAATCTTCTTTCTCCGGAAACCAATTCATATTTATTTTTTGGCTCTCCGTTCTTTCTTACAATAACCGGCTGAATTACGCCGTTGCTTTTTATTGATTCAGCAAGTTCGTTTAGCTTCAGCTGGTTAAATTCTTTTCTCGGATTGGTTCTGCTAGGGATAATATCCTCAACCGGCAATATTTTAAAACTCTCTTTAAATTTTTTCTCAGTCATTACTGCTCCTATTTATTTTTTTTACTGAATTTTTCTGTTTGCGTGCATCTTCCAAAATGTGTTTGATGGCGATCTTTGTTATAGAAAACAACTCCTCCTAAATTAATTTCATGAAGATCTTCCGGAGGAATTGATCCAAGCTCAACCGGCATCCATTTTCCCAATTTTGTCGGCAGAACCAAATTATTTTAACACGCAATTATCTGCTTTGCATCTAATTCGGATAAGCGATTTTTCTTTCACTTTTATTCCGGTATTATTTCGTTGCTTAATTATTGGATTTTTATAGTATTTAGTCTTCATTTCCTTTAACCTTGTAGTTCAAGCAGCACTTTCCCATAAATCCGTAATATGTAACTCCGTTCGGCATTTCTTGCTCAAATATTTTGTCGAAGTAATTCGGCCGCTTTTCTAAAATCTTCTCCTTGGCCGCTTTGTTTAGTTTAATGTACTCAACTCCCAAATCAATCTTTGTCTTAAAAATTCGTTCACTTTCCAGCTTCTTTATTTCATCAAACTTCATTTTAGTTACATAACTAAAGTAAACCACTCTCATATACTCATTTGGCATAACTCTCCAAAAGTTTATCCGCCGCCTCAATCAGTTTCTCTACAGTACTGATATTCTTTACAAATCTGTGCAGTGTAAAATTCACGTATGTTTTGCGTGTTTCTTCGCTGAAGGAATAAGTAAATTTTATATCTATTAGTTTGTCATTATTTACAAATGGAAGCTTAATATCCGGCTGAGTTAAGCCTTTTACTAACTCACATCTATCTTCACCCAAAACAGCGGTAATTTGCCGCTCATTTCTTATAATTTCGGTCCTGTACCTTATTTCCATCCGAACACCATTCTTAAGATTAAAACCAGAACAAACAGTATCACCGTAACCGAAAGAAAGAACATATTTCCCGCTGTAAATAGCGGTATTCGATTTCCTTTATCATTTTTCAGATCGCAGATATCATATTTCCCGCAGTTACAGCAATACTTTTGTAATCGTTATATAGGCATGATTCTACCGAACCGTTTTTAATTATGATTTTTGTCATTAGTTTGCCTAAATTCCATTTTACCGGCTTTGGATTTTTTTCAATTGTTCGGCTTTCTTTTTCCGGAAGATAATTGGCAATGCAGTTCCTTAATCTTCTATTTCTTCCTTCCGAATTATGCATTTCGAGCGCTGTTTTGCGGTAAAGTTTGTTAATGTTCTGATTTTCTTTCTTCAGCTTTCTTACTTCCGATTGACCTATGAAATAACCAATAATCAACATTAAAACAGCGATTGCAGCGATGTAAATAATCTGTTCCATATTCAGCTCCTAATTTTTTCCTTTTTCTTCCTTGTGAAATTTTTCTTACTTCTCAACTCTGCACTTGTCATCATTCTTGCGCGCTTAAATAAATTTTCAAAGTAATCATCCGTAAATTTGTTCTCGGTCCTTAGCCGCTCTTTTTCCTCTTCCTTTTCTTTTGCTATCTCGTGTTCTTTTCCCGAATGGCAAAAATATCCCTAACATAAAAAGCGGTGTTTTATATCCGGCCGGTATAAAACCAGTTATCAATCCGGTGTTAACATAAGCCCGGTCGAAATATTCCCTCTTAATTCCAATTATCTTTGCGGCAACGCACTTTGGTACTTTTTCTCTTCCCTTTATCAGAGCTCTCTGCTCCGGCGATACGTCATCCCAAAAACCCATTTTATTTCACCAAAATTTTTATTACTTCCATTAAATTTTTTGCGCCGATTTTCTTCATCAAGTTATCACGGTGCCTTTTTACTGTTCCTTCAGCTATAAACAACTCTTCCCCGATTTCTCTGCTCGTTTTTCCTTCCATTACTTCACTTAGTATTTCAATCTCTCTTTTTGTCAAACCTTTTTCTTTTGCCATCATGTCAATTTTTTCATTCAATATCTTGAACTGATTATCAACCGATTTTTCCCGCTTCCTTGTTATCTCATCCCGCTGAAGCTTTATTGTTATCGCCATAACGGTAAACACGCTTGCAATTATTATGTATAAACTATTCGCGTCCATTCATATACCCGTAAATGAATATTCCCAATGATGCCATGATCACAAAGTCATGATAGACCATTGGCATCATTAAGTCAGTAAGTTTGTACAGATAAAATATTGCTGAACTGTGACTGTAATAAATGACCAGCCCGAAAGCTATTGTTCCGATCCGCTTGGTCTCTGATACATATAATGCTCTTGTAGAAAAAACCGTAAATGTGAGACTGCTTAGAACCAATGAATTTATCGGAATAGCTCTGAATGAACTCATGCCGCAGTCTAAAACGATTACCAGCCAAAGTATTATTGATGAATATTTGTAGAGTTCTTTGTACTCTTGCTCCCATTCATGAAATACCATGGCCAACAACGCAAAATCAATCGGGATACAAAAATGAAATATGAAAATATTGTTGACTGATAACTTTGCTAGCGCGTACTGGAATATTTGAACCGCTACCATAAACAGCATCCTTATTGAAAAACCTTTAAGTTTGCCATCTTTCTTTATTTCAATAATTGCCAATGAAGCTATGATAGCGTTCAATCCGAGTATCATATAATCATCCACAGCGAACATTAAATTTTCCATATTAACCGCAGTTTGGCGGACATGGGAAAGCATATTCAAGAGCTCCGAGTAAGGTTCCTTTCGAATCCAAACCTTGAAGTATTACAACCTCAACTCCTTCAGTAGTCAATCCTTTGGCAACTACTAACTGAGAACAATCCGGTGTACTTACTAATTTTTTAACCTGGTCGGCATGGAACTTATGAAGCATCGGATTTTCAACTGTAGCTTCATGACTATCCTTGTAATTCTGAATCAGCTGATTCATAGTGCGTGTTGCAATTGTGTGATCTCTTTCCGGCAGCATTATTTCCTCCTTTGTGTAATTGGTTTATTGATAATTGTGCACTAATTGCTATTTACTTCCTTATCAACAGCATCTATTTTAGGGTTAAGCAATTCGTTTATTTTGAACAATATGAATGGAGCTTTTCCGTTGAACGCGTTTGATATCTGTACTTCACTGATCTCAAAAACCTTGGCAATTTCCCTTCTGAATTTTCTGCCGTATTTTTCATTGCCAAAAGTTCAACTTCAAAGGCATCCAGAGCTTTTCCTTGTTCAACAAATTTTCTTTTTTCGATGAGTGTGGTTTCTTTTACTGATTGCATTTGTTAATACTCTTAATTATTTTAAATGTTTATTTATTGAATACTTAAATAAGGTTGAGCGAAGAAAAGAATGCTTGGATTTCCAGAAGATGCGATTTTTCAAAACCGGTAGTTGTATTAGCCTTCAGTTTTAGCAATTTCAACTCCAGTTGTAATTGTTTTTTCTAAGGCTTTTAATAATGTTTTTTATACATAGCACTTAATTCTCTAAACATTATAATTGTTGAGAGTAAATATAACGTGCAAGATATATTTTTGCAAGTCATTTCTAACGTGCAAGTAAGATTTTTATAAAATAGTGAGAAATGAAAGAATTTGACATTAAAATTTTTGCGGAAAGATTAAAAAATGTTGCACAAAATGATTTTGGCGGTATTGGATGAACTAGCTAAAAAACTTAATATCATAATCTTTCTGTTTATACTAGTCAAAAACACCAAGAGACCTAAATAAATTCCTTTACAAACTTGCTGAACAAAATATTGATATAAATAAACTGCTTACCGGAAAAAGTTATAATGATGAGACTATTTTGGAAAGGCTGAATAATATTGAAGAAAAATTTGAAGAGAGAATAACAAATCTTGAAGCTGAAAATTATCGATATATAAAAATGATTGAGGAAAAGAGAATAAAATTTCCGAATTAATAATGAGAATAACAAATTACGTGTTGAAATTGCTGTTTTGGGTGTGGTACAAAAGTTAAGGAAAAAAGAAGGGACTTAGCACGGCAATTTACACTTTTTATTGGATTGCATTAATCAAAATACCTTAAGTATTTTTAAATGATTTAGAAAAAAATTTCTTCGAGGGTGTGATCCAAGAATTAAAAGGATTTACCTTGAAAAGTTTTTGACAAATTAATACATGATAAGTATAACTTTTATACCAGCAATGTTGTACATCCATCAGACATATTTCTAGAAACCTACATTTATAAGTTTATAAACTGATGTGTTTTAAGAAAAACATTCCTTTTTTTACCTTTTGAAATTTCTGAAACAAATTACAAGTTATTGCGGTATCCTAAATTTTACATAAAGTTAATCAATTCTATTTTAATAGAGACAATATTCAATAATCCAATAATTATATCGAGTTGTTAAGAAATTTGAAGTTTATAAAGACAATCCCGGCAATGGAGATGGAGATTAATTGCATCAATGGAAGAATTATTGGGACTTCTGGAAGGTTAATTAAAGCAAGATTGTGTCGATTATAGAAAATATTAAACTAAAGTTGGTTCGGCACTAATTACTGGATGACTTAACAATATAAATTTAATTATTTGAGATTAGAAATGGCAAACATACCATCAAAAGTGTATGACCGGTTAAGCACGGGTATTAAAAAATTTCAACCAATTTTACAATAATGCAAAATCACGCGATGTAAATGAATCTGATACTGTTATAATTATAACAGATTTACTTTCGTAGTTTTGATATGACAAATATTCTGAAATAACTTTGAGTTTATGGTTCGATCAAAATTATAATAATTGCAATAATTTGTTGAAAATGATTTTCTTTTCAGCAGTAAATGTTACTGATAACAAATTAAAGATACGTTTGTAGAAAATTGACTATGCGGCTAACCAAGGCATTGATTCCTCGTTGTTTTTAAAAATGGTAAAATTTGGAGAGTTTATAAAATTTCTTTTACCAAACCAATTGATCAAGAACTCAATCCGCGTTTGATTTCCTAACACTAAATTTTAAAAATCAGCAGCTATTGACAGATTACCTCTTTTATTGATCCAAGGTTGGCTTTCACTTTTATATGATTTCCATTGTCAATCAAACTTTTAGTTTAATAAAGCGGCAATCTTAAAAATCTCCAGTTTAGCGTTTTATTATGACGAATACTTATTTTATACTAATTCTGATATTGAAACTCATAAAAATCTTGACTCAAATTCCCAAGTATATTAAACCATATTAGAGAATTTTTTCGAATTTTGGCGAAAATGGTGATAATTTTAGTAATTTATCCTCAGCAATTGATAAATTTCTCTTTTTAGCTTCTGAACATTCACCAAATAAATTGATCAATTGATTTTTTTTTGATGAAGTATATTATTTTTTCATAATTAATGAATGAGACGCAAAATTGCACTTTATTTTCTAACTTACGATTTGAAGAAGGACGGATTATCAAAATTATTCAACCTATTGAATGATAGCTTCTTGAATTCAGTACCAATAGTAGAATCTACAGGTATTAAAAAGTTAAAACCAAACAAACTAAGAGATTTTTTAACAATTGCCTTGATGCGGATGATGGTTTAATTGTCACTGAAGTGGTAGATTGGTCATCCTCTAAAGTTAAAAAAACACCTAATGATTTAGTAAAAGATATGTAATAAAATTTGGTAGATAATAATAAACAACCCTTATTTTAATATTTTTTGTTTTAAATTTATGTTCTTGACTAAGATTATAACTGGGTTATAGTGATAATTATAGCTATTAAACTCGTTATATTCAAATTATATTCCAAAACGAAAAGTATCATAAAGTTTCTTACGTGAGGGGTAATTGAAAATAATATGAAAATTCTTTGAGGAGAATTTATATGTTTCATTACTTCTTTAATCCTATTGACTTCTTTAACAATTTCTATGCAAGCAAAAGTTACAAAAATATGAACCGCTTAGTGCGAGATTACCCTAGCAAATGTCTCATTGTAATTTGAAGGAAAAATTAATTTGCAACCCATTAAAAAAATCGACGGCAAATAGTTTGACATTGCGTAAGTCGGAATAACAAATTGATTAAGCAATATCTACTTAATTGTGATTTTACAAGAAATTGTGTACTCAATAAGTATAATAAAGTTTTGCTTTTGTTACAAGAAACCGAAATTACAAATATTGATTTTATACTCTTTTATGACTATCCTTTATTATACCATAAATGGGATTATGAGGTTTAAAATAAATGATTGGACAAGGTTTAGTTTGGTTACTTTTATAATTATATTTTTAGAATTATTAACTATTAAATGCAAGAGGATTAACATGAATTTGGTAATATGTAATTACGAAAAATCAAAAAGATCAATTGGAGTATTAGATCAAATGGTTAAAAGGATGCTTCAAACTCAATTGCAAAGCCAATCAGTTACAAACAAGAAAATTAACTCTGGTATCTTAGAATTTAATAAAATATAATTTAAATGCCTTGGATAAACACAGTACCGAACAATTCGACTGACACCAAAAAGAAACTTTATCTTTTCTGGTATGATAAAAATTCCAGAAATACAAAGATGAGAGTGACTCCGTTTTTTAACACCAGAGAGGGCCGTAAAGAAGCGAAAAAGCTCTTGCTAATGATGCAGTCGGATATTGCAAATGATAACTTTACAGCTGCTACTGGAATAAGAATTTCAGATATTAAATTATCCGCAGCATTGTTAAAATTCTTAGAATCACGAGTATTAACAAAAAGCGGATATCAATCTTACAACCAAGCCGCAATTAGATTTATAGGAATCGTTGGAGATTTATCAGTAAAGAAATATGATCCGTCGCATGGAATAAAATTTATTAAAGCACTCAAAGAACAGGAATTAAGCGGAAATACAATCGCAACGTACACAAAACATCTTAGCATAATTTGGAAATGGTTTGTTGACAATAATTATTGTAAAACCAACATCATTAAAACTGTGCCTATTGAACGAATGCCGGTTAAAATAATTCCGGAATCTGATAGAAAGATAATTTTTGATTACTTTAAGGATAATGATAACTTATATAAAACAAACCATTATTTTTTTGTGAAATTTACCTTCTTGACCGGATTCCGTCCCTCAACTACATTGACGCTCACTCCGGAAGATTTTGACTTTAATGAGGGTTTTATTCATTATAGGAATGTTAAGGGAAAACGTACATCGCTTTTTCCTATCCATAACAATCTCAAATCAATCTAATTGAGAAAAAAAACCTTTATTTTTCCGGGGAAAAAATTTTTCCATACAAAAGCGGCCTTACCTTTTTTACAGGAGCAAGAAGAAATTAGGGAATGAATTACAATCTTAAAGATTCGTAAAACACTTGGATCTTTAGCGGCAAATAATATTGTGTTTATGCAGCCTCAAGTATTATTAGATCACCAAAAAAATAAACCACCTAAAAATTTTTATATTCAATGATGAGACCAGTTGAAAGAAGAAATTAACAAAAAAATTAAATTCGAATAATGTTAAAACTATTGAAAAAACTATTGAAAATTCTAATGGTAGGCATTAAAAAACTCTCTTGGCGAGGGCTGTAAAACATTTCAAATAAATAACTTACGGTCTGTGGAGCTATGGAGGATCGAACTCCAGACCTTTTGACTGCCAGTCAAACGCTCTCCCAGCT contains the following coding sequences:
- a CDS encoding helix-turn-helix transcriptional regulator, which produces MMAKEKGLTKREIEILSEVMEGKTSREIGEELFIAEGTVKRHRDNLMKKIGAKNLMEVIKILVK
- a CDS encoding ASCH domain-containing protein; translation: MKILSIKQPWAWLIVEGLKDVENRTWYTNFRGKFLVHAGKSFDDLGYYYLLHWGNTKEKKAISEMLPSKSDFYKGGIVGISEVVNCVTKSESIWFEGPFGFMLGESRPLDFIPLKGKLGFFESEELKIFTAKSCKILKDNSVKIAEDEMMEGGTGGSRE
- a CDS encoding ParB/RepB/Spo0J family partition protein encodes the protein MTEKKFKESFKILPVEDIIPSRTNPRKEFNQLKLNELAESIKSNGVIQPVIVRKNGEPKNKYELVSGERRLKASRLAGLEEIPAIIKDLTDEQVWEIQIIENLQRVDIHPLHEAEGFKRVIDSGKYTKELLAAKVGKSRSYISQRIKLNDLTVEAKNKFYEGKILLGHALIIAKLQEKDQKEVLSWRITNTSVEELENTVKQRFLSRIADAPFNPEDQGLAPEMGKCSACYMRSGFDPSLFPELKEDDYCTFRKCYDEKIIGSY